From Gottschalkiaceae bacterium SANA:
ATGGCCATAAGTCAAATCGCCCACCAATGGATGTTTAACCGAAGCCAAATGAACACGAATCTGATGAGTGCGTCCCGTTTCTAGCTCGCACTGCAATAAGGTTTGCTGAGAGAACAATTTAAGTACGCTATAATGCGTAATGGCATGTCGTCCATCCGCTACAATCGCCATCCGTTTCCGATCCCTAGGATCCCGTGCTACAGGCTTGTCAATTGTGCCTCCATCCTTGATCCGGCCTTCAGCCAAGGCCCAATAGATCCTTTTAACTTCATGGCGTTTCAATCGGTCAGAAAAAAAATGATGGGCATGATCATTTTTCGCAATCACCAAGAGTCCCGATGTATCCTTGTCGATCCGATGCACAATGCCGGGTCTAATCACCCCATTAATGGATGACAAATGCTCCAAATGAAACAGAAGTGCATGCACCAGCGTACCGGTGCTATGCCCAGGTGCAGGGTGTACGACCATTCCTTCCGGTTTATTCACGACAGCCAGATCTTCATCCTCATAAATGATCTCAATGGGAATATCTTCTGGTAAGAGAGCCAAGGGAATCGGATCTGGAATGGTACATATGACCATCTCTTCAAATTTCACTTTATAATTTGCCTTCCGACTTCTGCCCTTAACCAAAATATGCCCTTCTCGAATCAATCGCTGCACGCTTGCGCGTGACTCACCACTCTTTTCAGCAACAAAAAGATCCAATCGTTTCCCAACATCATTCTCCGCTACTACATAGGTCTCATTCTTCATTAACAAAGATCTCCTCTTCACGGAATATCACCCAAATTGCAATCAGAATTGTAGAGACTACAATGCAAATATCCG
This genomic window contains:
- a CDS encoding RluA family pseudouridine synthase, which translates into the protein MKNETYVVAENDVGKRLDLFVAEKSGESRASVQRLIREGHILVKGRSRKANYKVKFEEMVICTIPDPIPLALLPEDIPIEIIYEDEDLAVVNKPEGMVVHPAPGHSTGTLVHALLFHLEHLSSINGVIRPGIVHRIDKDTSGLLVIAKNDHAHHFFSDRLKRHEVKRIYWALAEGRIKDGGTIDKPVARDPRDRKRMAIVADGRHAITHYSVLKLFSQQTLLQCELETGRTHQIRVHLASVKHPLVGDLTYGHKKQRFQTNGQCLHAKEIEFEHPRTGEWMHFETELPESFQRILRILNQEGNQ